The Nyctibius grandis isolate bNycGra1 chromosome 20, bNycGra1.pri, whole genome shotgun sequence DNA window CCAAAGAAGCCACTGTTTTAGAAGAAGAGTGAAGTATCTTACTGAGAAAAAGCGTTAATATTTTTCTAGGCTATCTacaaatacatgcaaaaaaCTAGGAAATAAGTTTTCCTTACCAGGACTTCTCAATAAAAAACATGCAGAGAGGAAATGCTGGAACTTCTACAAGCCCAGAAAGAGCcacatttaaatacagatttcctCTTAATTCACCAGCATTTAAGGTTAGACCATAGTACATGAAGCTGCAGACATACCTAAAAATAACCATAGAAGTAATATTACTAAAATAACTAGCCTttaagaaagtatttaaaagataaattatgCCACGTTATGGATTAGCCATATTGAGTTACATGCTCTGAAGAGAACTCTTAtttccccccaaagggaaacaAGGCAAAGAGAACAGTTCCTATATCATtaccttgaaagaaaacaaatgctcGTATATATGCACAGCATAACTTTCAGAATTTTCTATTACCTTGGGGTATTTCCAGGTTGTTTAGCAAATCTAATAAGCTTAACTCTAAGCAAATGATGCTTAACCATTGCAAAGCAATGCTATGAAAGCAAACGATACGTACCTCCCTTGTTTAGCACAGTGTCTTCCCCAAACCTAGGAGAGGCTTCCCCAACAAACCTATGATCGCTTTCCTTGGAAAGAAGGAAGCCCCCACACTCCTGCCCCATAAAAAACAACAGGGGGTTGGAAAGGCCACCAAATATCACATACAGACATTTTGCCTATTCCCTAGTCGTTACCTTGCTGTCCAAGCTGAGTCTGTGCCAAGCAATGTGGACAAGGAGAGTTTTGCCTGATACAGGGAGAAGTATGTCCTCTGTCAGTCACAGCTGAGGGTGTGTCCAAAGCTCCTGAGCAACAGCACAAGGAGCTGAGGGACAGCCGCTGTGACGccactccaacagctccctgCACTGCATCTTAACGTGtttgagacagagaaaaaaagggctGCAACCTCTTCTTCCAGAAGGTGAGAATGCCTCATCATGTAATTTCTCATCACCATAATTACTTACATTTACCTACCAGCAGTCTAAGATGATTCTGGAAAGGTCCTACTGAGCAAAGATGCTCCTGCCGCTTCTCCCACGtcctgcacagctctgcttACCCCACACATCTAACTACTGATTTTTATCATCTACATCCTGCCAATCATCTCAAATGGCGTTGAACTTTAAAGGGAAAACTTGTTCAtggcattttggaaaaaaagctgttcctCCAACAGATTTTAGCTCAAGCCAATTTGCAACAGCTGCTGCAACAACCAGCCCCACACCTTTCCCACCCCAGGGGTTCCCTCTGTGCCGCCATGTATTGCTAATACATTACACCACATCCTCCTGCACttcagggtgattttttttccccaagttgtaTCACTTTTCAAGACAGCACCTAATATAAATCTATACAAGCTGCATTTTATCTTGCCCACAGTTTTGCTCCACTGAACCTGTGTAATGTGCTTTTGAGCTCTTAACATTTATTCTTACTCCAGATCTCTATCATTGTCTAATCCACGTAGTTCCTCCCTTCCTAAGACTGCTTCAAATACATGTCCTCTCAGTAatttctgcttcagcttctcATTCCACTCAATGTAAACATTATGTTCTCACCAGATTATTTCTTAGTATGTTTTGAAGCAATTTCTAAGTAACACTCcgaaaataaaacacaacagcaataaTAATGAAACATCATCATTTTAGATTATTATTGTCTGCCATCAACTGACAAATTTATGATTTAGTTTgaggaaagcatttttaaaagaaaaggatgaaacCTTAATCGCTTCCTCATGTCTGACTTGTTCATAGCATGTCAGCGTCTTGCAATTACGTACCAGATGTACATCAGCATGACGGTTCGCCACCGAAGGACTGGGTGTTTTACTAAGTTTAGGATACCAGGTGCCGATTCATCCTTTCTTGAAGTTCCTGCACTTGGTTTTAGTTTTAGATTTAATCTCTCTTTTCCATTACCAAGGGCAATATATTGCAACACATCTTCAGCTTCTGCCATTTTCCCTTGGGAATACAGCCATCGTGGTGATTCTGGGAGCATACTaacaggaaagaacagaaagatcaACGATGACAAGTTCATTCCTATGAACAAAGCACTAAAGTCAATCTTCCCGTTTTGCACTTCAATACTTAAACCCAAAAACGTACCAAtacaaaattcagagaaaaacattctATTTGCACAGTTCTGCATATTAAATTCCATGTACTCCAATAATAATACAGTTAATCTTACGGAAGGGTTGTTGGAGACACTTGACAAAGCACTCAGTCATGTGAGAGGAGTTTAAATCGGAATCTTGACTTCTGCTGAACTGACTTCTTAGGAAACACTACACTAGCATTACCCAGGAAGCATCTCCAGTCCCAATGAGCTGAACAGCCAGGACtaaactttgttttcagaaagtttaTTTCACCATAGGAAGGGCTCGGAGCTGGAGTCTTGGAGTGGAGAGAAACCTCACTGTGAAATTACTTTTCAGGCTCATTGTTACCTGCAAAGTTTTAAATCTCTTATTCCCATGTATAATCAGAATATCCTTGCTTACCACAACTTCAGTTCATGATTCCTCTTTTTCTCAGGTTGTAGAGTATGGTGTTGCTTTTATATGAGCCATAAAATAAAGAATGGAATATTTTTAACTGAACCTTTATTTGCTCTGGTACTAACAGAGATACGCATCCTACAACCAAACTAAACTTTCACTACCTCAGAGGATCCCAGTATTTTTTAGTATTTGGGGAAGTAATTCTACTTCCATCTGAAACACAACACCATAGAGGAAAATATACTATACAGAGCTTCTTTCCTCAGCACAGAGGCTTTGCTTTCCTTGACTacagggattttctttttgatgcaTTCTTTAACAGAACTCATTTCAAGGGCAGAcctttctaaaaaataattgaaagtaagaaaataattgaaataaaaatcagacgAGTTTTCTTCCATCTATGCTGTATGCTAGACATTCCCTGTATTAATGTGTAGACAACCTACTAAACTAATTCTTTTATTACTTCTACAGCTCCCACTACTGATCAGAAGAATACACGCTAAATTAGTTGATatgttaaaagaatattttgtaaCAACACGGGCCAGACAAAGCTAGCAGTTATAAATCCTTAAATACTGATGCATTTCATAATCATTTTTATAGTAATGTCCGTGTAGGAATTCTAAATAGGAACACCCAAGTACAACAGTGCTAGCAACAGACACAAGGAACCTCAAAAGCAAGAAGATACTTTGTGTATCGTTAAAAACGCAACTCCAAGTGCTCTCACTTATTTCCCTTTGCATGCGTTTCACAAAAAGAAACTCTAAAATCCCTGTAGAATCATTTCCAAATCTTCTCAAGTGCTGAAGCCCTTCCTTGGCAGGATGCAGCACTGCTGGCTGATGCTCCGGCTCACCGCCTCTGGCAGGCTTCCCTTCCCCAAGCAGCATTTGTAATCGAGTTTTATTGGGCAGCTGGCATACAGCTGCTCTTTGCAACGCTGGCCACCACAACTGTAACAGCACGCCGAAACACAAGCCTGTCTTCTGGGTAACTCTGATCGTCTGCTTCGTTTGAAACCGCTCTTCCTTCACaatatgttttttctcttgcttggTTCACAAAACTATACAGAAAAACGTCATCCTTGTTTATACCGCTCTCTTGAATGATGACAAGGAAAAGGAACTGTTACATTGCTGCACATTTTTTCTTATCATTATATGGCTGTGAACCACTTACttacaaagaaagaaggaggaagatgaCTCCCGGAGTATTCGACAGCAAGGCAAGGCAGCGCCATTCTCTGACACAGTAACCCAGTAAAGCATAAACAGCAATGCCAACTGCAAATGTCAAATTAGTTAACGAACCTGAAAATACAAGATCAAAAAGGTGACTACAGAAACcactggcaaaagaaaaaaaaattatgaagcaGAAGCCTGAAACTCCTAGCCTGTGatacacacaaataaaatagcaataaaatcTTTGAAGTACCTTTACGGCCCTTGTGAACCAGCTGGCTTAAGCATATTATGCAATTCCAGTGAAGAATAACTTTGCATAATGTATTGAGGGGTGTCccctttcaaaaacaaaaggtGGTACATAGGAGAGAGCAAGAAATGAACAGGAACCTACAGACTAAAGAGAAAACCTGAGGACAGGAAGGGGAATTGTTAAGAGTGATTTATTTAGGTCTGTTAAGGTAATCCTGAATAGAGGTGGCAGGCTGGAACAGAAATTGGAAGCAAGCTAAAAAAACACAAGCACTGAGCTCAGTATAAACACAGCTGCAAGCCAGAGGTATATTAGAGCAGACTTCTGATGAACAAGcgtaaataaaaatgttaaaaatatggGGTCAACTTGAACTCCAAAAGCCCAACAGACCTTCTACAGAGTAACAGGAGATCTTGTACTTAACCCAGAAACTCTCAGCTACCACCCGCAAAGCCTAGCTCACGGCCAACACCTAGGAGAGCTGCTTGAAcgctgcagagctgcctccagcagctccttctcCCGCAGCCCCTGAGCGGTTGTTCAGCACCTCTTTCTCAACAGCTGAGCAGAACTAAAGCACCTAGAGCGACAAGCGGCAGGAACCAGACTGACTGTTCGGTCCGTCAGGATGCTGGCCCTGCAGGGAGAaaggctggggagagcagagagacaCAACAGGGCAAGGAGgggtgggagagagagagagggcgTGAGTCAAAAAAGTGGACccaggagaagaagaaaattcagtacttaaaaagaaaaaaaaaaaatcagtacttaaaaaaagaattaagtgGAAAGCTATAACTGACAACTGTCCCATACATCCCCAGGAGTccagagaagaaataagaaaaataatagaatgAGGTAActgaagaaatgagagagagaaatatgcTCACAGCCACAGCAAGTCAGCATTTGGACTGGTTTTCCCCATGTTGCACTAGCCAAAAAGGCGTTACAGTCTGAGCTACTCCAGCCTTACAACAGACTGACGTGCAAgtgttaaatttattttaaggctTGGTAGTGACATatgaaaaaagacatttaaaaatactggatGGTCAGCACATtcagcagtggaaaaaacaCTTATCCAGGCACTAAGTCATTTTGTGGTGCAGGGAACCTTCAAAGAACACTTTCAAGAACACCTTCCCAAGATACCATATAGCACCGTTCAGAAGTTGGCAGGATCTgccaaaacatgtatttttttttttaatgtaatgcaGTGTACAAATTGGGAAATTTTAGGAATCAATGTACCAACTTAAAACCTGGGTGTTGCTCTTTATCAAACTCAATCCCATCTTTCTTATTCAGGCACCTTTCCCACAGGAATTAGAACTTGGATGAATCACATCACACTTATCTGACTTACACTATAAACTGACTTTACTTGGTATAAACgtaagaatttaaaatgtaaggTATTGATAGTCAAAGCAATACGTGGCACAGTAATAATACTAAATATTCCCAAATCCCACCTGTAAACGACCAAAATGATTTTCCTACATATTCTTGGGTTAGGACAAAAGACACAAGAGCCATTCCACCATTCACAATTCCAACAAAAAACCGTGAAACTGCAAATATGTCATAATTTGGAGCTAATGCTGTGACATACCCAAAAACGACATCAAAAAATAGACCTGTAGAGacagaataaaatgtaattagtaCTTACGCTATGCACCTTGAACTCAGAATAAAGGCAGGGAGCACAGTTAGTTACTGACTGTAATGACTAGTCTATGGTACTCTTTGTTTCTAATCTCTCACATTGGGCTTTCTGAAGTCACACCATGTGAAAATTACAATCATCTTCAAGCCACACACTTGAGGTCTGCAATGCCAAGGATGATGTTTCCTTGAGACAACGTTATCATTAAACAAAAAGACCCTCTGGCTGCAAACGCAGTTGGAAGACAAAACACCAGGACATGAGTTACCCACTCTAAAGATGCTTAGGTAAATCATTCTCTCCCAtaccctccctccccaaaaagcaagttatttttattggaGACAATATGGTCAGGCAACACGTGGAACACTGCGCTCAAATAGCAATAGTCATAGCAAAACCAAGTTATTTTTCATCGCCCATTGATATTCCAGTGACCACTACGCTGCCCAGCACACTCAGACTAACAAATTTTAGCGCTGCTCTACTCTAAGTGAAATGCTGATACAGATCATTGACTCCGTAACATCGACACAGCAGGGTGGCCCAAGGGCCGCCTCCAGGCAGGGTGGCCCccaggcagaaaagaaagagatgttCCTATCCATGTAGAATGCTTAAGAAAAACCTTTTAACAATCTTACCCGAGATATACACTGGTTTTCTGCCCAGCTTATCTGACAAAGGGCCAAATGTGATATTTCCAATAAGTAATCCAGCAAAAAATAGGGATGATGCAAGGCTCACTTTGTAGGCTTCTTGTTCAATTAGGTACCACTGTCAAAAAAAAGAACCTCCTTATTGTTAAAAGTATTAACACCAAGTTGCCAGCTTcctccaaaataataaaaaactatACTATCAAAAATCTTCTCTTGCCACTTCCCACTTCTTGCTTTATATTCAATTAAAAGTTCTGTTCAAAGTTCGATAGGTAAGATAACAGTAGGTATATTTCTGTCCTAACAGACTCTCACATCTCTACTTTCTCCCCTCCAAGAAATTTCATTATAATATATTATAAGCTTTCAACTTGATAAGTACAATTAGTTGCATCTCAATTCCCAAGCTTTGACAAGGCAATTTATCTTAAGTTATTAAAACAAGGAAGTCTGAATTGTTAACAGCTTAGCCATTTCAACATCGAACAAGCTTAGCTATTTCCCTGAACaggtaataaaaattattaacaagAATAAAACACGTTCACTATTGCAGTATGTCGAGAGTTAACGCTGTGCAGCTATGCTTCCTACACCGTGAGTAATCCCTGGTGCCCTTCCTCCTCCTACATGTGTTGAATTGATGAAGAGAAGCAGGAAGGGATTATGGAAAGATGTCCTCGTTTTACAAAAGCTCTAAGACCTACTTATTGACTACTCAGTGATAGTTCAGTATCTTATTGTAGGCATGCATTTATAATCAAACAGAAGTCAGAAACAAATGATGGGTTTCTTTATAAAATGTACTTTCTACCTCATCCAAAAGCTAAACTGAGGGAGCATAATGAAAAATTGTCACAAGAAAATGAACTGACAGCGGGTTGAAACTGGAATGAAAGTTACACTGTTTCCTGAGGGGGCAAGGCACACAGATAGCTCGCCCAGCCCCCCTGCTACAAACAAGGAGAACCAACACTCATAGAAACGCACCCTTGAGATTACAAACATTGCTGATATCATGAACTTGGGAAGGAATGGTGATCAGAAAATCCTAAGTGCCTGTCCAGGAAAAGAATTTAACTAATTCAATGCAAAGCTTtagacaaagaaatatttaatcattATTTGAGTACTTCAAGTAATTCCCAGCATATTTACTGGaaaatttactttcaaaaaaGCGGATAAGTGTCATGCTGGCTTTTTAAATGACATGTGCAGTATGTCctttggagaaaggaagaaggatcTTAATcccatttgcttttttaaaagaagtagaaggtttaaaaaaaaaaataaaagtctaaGGGAAGAGGCCCATGACCAAAATCCAATACAGCACACTAGGACCTCAGCCCTGAAGTGTCTGCCTTGAATTGACATGGATCCCCAAAGAATATTTGGCATTTACTGAAACTTTTAATTATAGCAATATCAAGAAACATatgcttttcctccctctgaaCTCACACAGTGGGAAAGGACAGAGCACACAGAGCTCCATCTACCCAGTAACCCACTATGCTCTGCCCACCCAGCAGCCTGCAAGATGCAGGTTGTGGGAGCAGGACAGGACTGAATGTGTTCACAGGACGCCTTCTTTAGTCCAATGTACCCCATGTTCCAGCACTTCAGAGTTTTGGGGGACTTCTGGACACTCTGGGAAGGTAAAAGTCCCGTGCAGCAGCATTTGCAGCTATACCCCGCTGGGCAGTAGATTCTACCCTATTACGTTGGATAAAGATGTCGCCCCGAAACTTATGGTTTCTTAACTTTCTGAGGAGACTTCAACAATGAAATATTCCAGGGCACGAATCCTCAGAAGCTTCAAGTATAAAAACATCCCGGCATGTGCTCTCCAAGGCAGAGAGCATTGCTGGCATAGCTCCTTCTTCTCCGCGCTAGCACTCCACAGCATACAAATTTCAATCTCTCAGTTCTCGTCTGCGGAGTGTTTCAGGCTGATACTAGAGACAAAACAACTTTATGCTCCCGGGTATCGTTGTAAAAAGCAACGTCTCAAAGGTAAAGGACCATTTCTACACCAAATGTAAGACATTCCTGAACTCACCCTAAGCATCATCATCAGGGGACTGAGCTGATGCCAGACCAAGAAGCAATTCTAACAACTGTATTTGCCATAAACCAAGCCTGAGCTATTATTGCGAAGTCTTAACTATGCCAAAATTAATTACAATGATTAGTTCTTGAAGCAGAACTGAAGAGCTGCTCTGAAGTTTTGTTGAGCTCCAGAGCAGAACAGTGCCCCTGCCAAACcagaacagaactgaaaatatttacaatttaaGCTCCATCAccaaaatacaggaaataaacTTTACaaaagcagcttcctctctcaggacagaagaagagaaaagatcGCTTCTGCAAACGTTGTGCTGCTTAGCGTGCCAGTGGAAGATGCTCGTATTTTAACAAATCTGATATAATAATCTGTGAAGAatataacttttaaaacaatgcGTCTATCTACTTTATTTGCACAAAAGGAACTTGTTAAATATTTGTCAAAATTAACTGTAGCTTGCCAACAAAATGTTGCCCATTTTGTTATCACCAAAACAGACATCCTCTCAGCTCTTTAAACCCACATGGCAGTTTGATTTAGTTACCAGACTGCTAGCAGACAGTAAAACGTTGGCCAGCATCTAAAGATTTCATGAAAAGACTGTTaacaatataatttttaaaatcttacaaTAAAGTTACTGACATGAATGGGAACATAAACTTGTTTTGATGAGTCTTGAGACTTACTACATATTTTGGAAATAGGGACACTAActtctacatttaaaaacacagtattagTTAAAATTTGCTGATTTCTGATTATAAATCAAGCACTACCCCATATCACGCATCCTGCTGAGAGTCTGAAACTGAAGGGTGATCCTGGAAAACAGGCTAATcgaaaaaatctgtttctgacaGAGGATATGATCCAATATTGCATCATTCCTTCTTATGTCTAGCCACTACATTTTTCCAAGAGAAACACTGCAGTCATATTTGGGATAATCAGAAGGAAGCAAAAATTTGGCACCGGCTACCCCCAGTGCGAACCGGTCTTATACGAGTTTACTGACAACAACCCCAAGAGTTCAATCAGCAGAACTCTGACAGTTCACACTACAAGCTGAGCCACCCACGcagtctttttttctggcacTGGCAGTGATGCTGAGGTCACTCGCACTTGCCTGAGTGATTATAGCCCAGGGACCAGCAAAAAGCAGACGCAGGCTTTTGCATGGAATTCACGAGGATGAAGGGTCAAAGCTTCTGTCCCACTCAGCAAACTTCAACCTGTTCCATCTCCCACTCTCACCACACATTAAAATACCCAGACATGTGGTGCCTGAGTTTCATTTTCATACTAGTTTTAATCTTTAAGATGTATCTTCTGCAAGAAACTAATGCAGCTCATGGTAAAGCTGACGTGCACAGCAGATTGTGCTGACACAACAAACTGAACCTCTTCTTGGCAGAAAACGGACATTAGGAGGAGTGCATCCTAAATTCCAGAGTTATAAACTGTAGTTAAATGATCATTAGTAATGACTGTCTAAAACATCTGAAggtaaacaaaactgaaaacaaaataaataaactttaaCCTACACTAATAAATATTAGATTTACATTAGGAAAGCTAAACTATTAATTTAATCCTATACtttcagatataaaaataataataaaataaaaagccagatGAGTGGGTTCcaataatttttaatagcatGAGCAAAACATTACACTAAGCCCTGCTCAGCTTTTACAGGTGCCACAGCCCGCACCAGTGGCATAAATCCCAAGAAGAGAAGCAATGGTTAGGCATGATGGAAGTACTTGCCTCAGTTACTATAGATGTGAAGTTGTCTGTAAAACGGATATGCTTGGCAAGCTCAGCTCTGCTCGCTGGAATTCCTCCTTGGTCTATATGATACTCGGGCACAGCTCCCACAAGCACAATAAGCATCGACTGACAGGCCACGTATACCTTAAAATAAGACACAATTATTTACCCTGAACAGTCCCAACGAGACCTGATGGAATACCATAAGCTTTTCATTAAACCATCAATTAACAATTCCCCTTTACCCAGCAtcacaaacaaaatgcaaatcagTCTACTGTGGCCAGATGTGATCATcaaggcagctgggagcagcggGTACCGCTCCAGAGATACTGGTGCACTTTCCACTAAAGCTTCATCTCGCCACCCTCCTTCCTGTTGCAAAGTTGTTCGCTTTGCTCTTGCTGTTTTGTAGCCAGGCACAGGAAAGGAAGTTATTAAGAAATTCATCCTAGTTTCGTAGCTTAGATCTAATCCTTAGACcaagattattattattattataaaaaaaagtttcacttACTATACTCAAAGAATACAACCTGTAGCgacaagtcaaaaaaaaaaaatataagatgatatttttttaaaagtctgtgcTGGCTCTTTCCATTGCAGAGACTGAAACCTTAACCTGATCATTAGGAAAACTAGAATgtgcaggaataaaaaaagattttcataaAGAAACCCTTACGAGAACATTTATTCATCATTATGGGCTTCAAgatgttttgaatgtcttctgGATTTCgcatgtgatttattttatttttctaactcAAAACATTATCCTTAGGCACATCCAAGATTTTCAGCACATTACCATTGACGGAAAAGTTTTGAATCTAGAATGGCTCCCTTCATTGGGCCACCACAAGGTGGTGGATTTGGCTGGACCTTGTTTTAATGTGCCATTCCAGCCTGTGCTTACCTTGAACGTTCTTGCAGAAACAAGCTGTAAACACCAACCTGCCATCAGCAcaacctccctccctcccaacaGCGTTTTAATTCAAAATTCGGAACTGCACTAACAGGAGGAAGCCTGTGAGGAAGAAACTGAGCCATTGAAACAGATAAATGTTTGCATGCGGGGGTGTGGACGCTATTTAAAGACAGCACCCTGCTTACCACTTTTCAcgagagatttaaaaaaagaaaaaaacccacaccacaaaaaaccccagttgCTGTGGTTAGACTCCATTTCCTTCCCCTCGGCAGAAGCTTAAAAAGCACTCTTCAAAAAAAGGCACTCAAAAAGTGGGACATGTatagaaataaggaaaacagaTCATGAACTTCGGTACGTCAAGCACATAAGGTAGCACTGAGGCGAGGAAGAGGTTTGAAAAGCAACTTGTGAAAGgaacaaaacccaccaaatcCTTTTTGAAACGCCCGTGACACCGAGCGGGGCTCTGAGGGGAGGGTTACTCAGCCGTCCCCCGCAGGAGCGCAAGGACACGGCGGGGGGACGGCGGGCAGGGCCggaggagctggggggcaggaccccgcccccccccccggccggCAGCCCGGCTCCCGCCGCGGCACCGTTTCCCAGAGGATGCCCgaccccccgcagcccccggcggggcgggcagagCCTCGCACCCGTCCCGCAGCCCGGCGGGTCAGGAGCGGGTCCCGCACGGGCACCCGGCACACACGGGAGAGGCGGCGGTGCCAGCCGGAGCGTGTGCCCGGGAGCAGCCCCGCGCCATCAGACACGCGCTGGCCCCGGCTCTtcccccgccgcgctgcccgcccTCCCCGCGATCTGCCCGCGCTGcggaagggaaaaagaaagtaaacacGAACACCCCCAAACCAGCTAACAGAAACCAGGGAACACGGCGAGCGGGACCGCCGCCCGGCGCGGCTGGCAGGGGGACCGGGGCCCGGCCCTGCGCCggccggccgcgccgcccccgccccggcccgccgcgcctcccgccgccgccccgcctcacctgcagcagcaccaggcaggCGGTGAggcgccgctgcccgccgccgaactcccccgccgccccgaaggcctcctccagccccagcgccatggcccgcccgccgccgcgctggtgcccccgccccgccccgcccgccggccccgccgctccccccgccccgctcccaccTGTGGCCCCGTAGGGACGAGCCGCCCGCCGAGCTGAGACCTGGTGAGAACAGGCTCGTTCCCGGAGCGCCGCTGCTctagcaggaggaggaaggcagctgcTTCCCAGGGTGGATTACTCGTTAGCTTCGGTAAAAAGCGATCCCGAAGAATCCCTGTGAGCGCCGGCCGGGGCGGAGAGCATCAGCGGGTGGCGGAGAGCATCAGCCCTGCTCCGGGAAGGAAAGGCTGCCCGAGACGGGGGGCTGCTCGGGCAGGATCCAGGGGGAGATGGCCGATCTGCTCTCCAGCAACAGGCACTCAAAGCGGAGCCGCAGGAGACAGCCCAGGGAAGAGCGGAACAGCTCGGCAGTTGCTCCAGAACCGCTTTAAAACGGGAGCAGCTCTCCCTCACCCATGACCTCGATTTTAAGAGAAGCAGGATTTTTCATCGGGATTTAATCTAGCCTAATTGCAGGCTGCAACCAAAGGTTAATTTTGCCCCATAGCCTTCTCCCCAGGCTGCTGTCTCTGGCCAGATCTGGTAATTGGGCAGTTCTGCTTGCTGAttcaataaaacaaattaaactgCCATAAATGCTTTGTTCACCCTGTGGCCTTCATCCAATTTGCAGAGGGGCACCTAAAAGCTCCACATCCCATGGACAACACGAGAAACTCCAGTTAAGTTGGCAATTCTAGTATTAAGAACAGAGATGTTGGCTGCTATTAGACCTGGGGAAAAGGGGTTTGAAGCATAGTGAGTGGCCACCTTTGGTGTAATTCCTTCAAGACTATAATATAATATTAACACATAATGCTTGCATTTTTCCTAGCGTTAAGTCCAATGATGCAGCTGTACTATTACACTAGCTTTATAGAGtctttttggtttgctttggggtttggttttttttttaaagtctttctcCGCAGTTAGCCATAtcaagaaattctttccttaaGGCAGTAAGCTAGGGTGTAGTAGTATTCTTAGTCCAGGAGAACTAAAATTAAAGACTGGATGGGATGGCACAGCTCACTGAGAAAGCAGCAAGTGCCACACGCCATAGCAGGTATATTGCCCAGGAAGAGTTAAGTGAGGGTCAAAGTGCTGCTTACCTTGGAACCGTGACAGCATGGATACCAGGGactttgcaaataatttttgagCTTCCTCATCCATGTAGTCACCACACATTAGCAGACAGTAGTGAAATCCTAGGTTTTCTCTGAAGTCCTTACagtctctgctccagctgctttcA harbors:
- the LOC137672447 gene encoding solute carrier family 22 member 15-like; this encodes MALGLEEAFGAAGEFGGGQRRLTACLVLLQVYVACQSMLIVLVGAVPEYHIDQGGIPASRAELAKHIRFTDNFTSIVTEWYLIEQEAYKVSLASSLFFAGLLIGNITFGPLSDKLGRKPVYISGLFFDVVFGYVTALAPNYDIFAVSRFFVGIVNGGMALVSFVLTQEYVGKSFWSFTGSLTNLTFAVGIAVYALLGYCVREWRCLALLSNTPGVIFLLLSFMLPESPRWLYSQGKMAEAEDVLQYIALGNGKERLNLKLKPSAGTSRKDESAPGILNLVKHPVLRWRTVMLMYIWYVCSFMYYGLTLNAGELRGNLYLNVALSGLVEVPAFPLCMFFIEKSWSGRRKTMTCFLIFAGFACIFTMFLPTNAGLLLSPTWLALCGKMMVSAAFNIVYIYTSELYPTVLRNAGLGVCSMSCRFGGILAPFVPSMKSLSPSVPFVVFGISGLSAGFLTLLLPETLNKPIAESIEDLQSPKYQVLKNEEAEQGS